In Xyrauchen texanus isolate HMW12.3.18 chromosome 13, RBS_HiC_50CHRs, whole genome shotgun sequence, a single genomic region encodes these proteins:
- the LOC127653648 gene encoding uncharacterized protein LOC127653648 — protein MFNLLLGSDEPAITDMRDCPDQDIIDIVSLLEEPRNLTDVERYKVNDLAFSWDLPTLTTENRKWLAETILQHAVIGRREKQMKQIKRGLKDTGVLLMIKERPSLITVLFPRAVDRIILPEMVLERVIWPMTQNEDDEEDEDEDDQEVPLELKCQMASYLRMYIENATALDIEQLVTFWVGWAILPQHLYVEVSNSIKMPTAFTCTEKINLPSHYTNYMDFQADLKAAMSTSESGFGLI, from the exons ATGTTCAACCTACTTCTAGGAAGTGATGAGCCAGCCATCACAGACATGAGAGACTGCCCAGACCAAGATATAATCGATATTGtttctctg CTTGAAGAGCCACGGAATCTAACAGATGTGGAACGATACAAAGTGAATGATCTTGCTTTTAGCTGGGACTTGCCAACATTAACTACAGAAAACCGGAAGTGGCTTGCAGAAACCATTCTTCAACATGCG GTTATTGGTCGTAGAGAGAAGCAGATGAAACAAATCAAACGGGGTCTGAAGGACACTGGGGTCCTGCTCATGATAAAGGAACGCCCTTCTCTCATTACAGTGCTGTTCCCAAGAGCTGTTGACAGAATCATCCTTCCTGAA ATGGTTTTAGAAAGAGTTATATGGCCAATGACGCAGAATGAGGACGACGAGGAGGATGAAGATGAGGATGATCAAGAGGTTCCTCTGGAGTTGAAATGCCAGATGGCATCGTACCTCAGGATGTACATTGAAAATG cTACAGCATTGGATATTGAGCAGCTTGTTACATTTTGGGTGGGTTGGGCAATCCTCCCACAACATCTCTATGTGGAGGTGTCTAACTCCATTAAAATGCCCACTGCATTCACATGCACAGAGAAAATAAATCTGCCTTCTCACTACACTAACTATATGGACTTTCAGGCGGACTTAAAAGCAGCCATGTCCACAAGTGAAAGTGGATttggattaatttaa